The following are from one region of the Cinclus cinclus chromosome 7, bCinCin1.1, whole genome shotgun sequence genome:
- the BUB3 gene encoding mitotic checkpoint protein BUB3, with product MKTMTGSNEFKLNQTPDDGISSVKFSPNTSQFLLVSSWDTTVRLYDVPANTMRLKYQHSGAVLDCAFYDPTHAWSGGLDQQLKMHDLNTDQENLVGAHDAPIRCVEYCPEVNVMVTGSWDQTVKLWDPRTPCNAGTFSQPEKVYTLSVSGDRLIVGTAGRRVLVWDLRNMGYVQQRRESSLKYQTRCIRAFPNKQGYVLSSIEGRVAVEYLDPSPEIQKKKYAFKCHRLKENNIEQIYPVNAISFHNVHNTFATGGSDGFVNIWDPFNKKRLCQFHRYPTSIASLAFSNDGTTLAIASSYMYEMDDIEHPEDGIYIRQVTDAETKPKST from the exons ATGACGGGATCAAACGAGTTCAAACTCAACCAAACTCCAGATGATGGCATTTCATCAGTAAAGTTTAGTCCAAACACATCTCAGTTTCTGCTCGTTTCGTCCTGGGACACAACTGTTCGGCTCTATGATGTTCCTGCCAACACCATGAGACTCAAATATCAGCATTCAGGAGCTGTCCTGGACTGTGCTTTTTAT GATCCTACCCATGCCTGGAGTGGAGGGCTGGATCAGCAACTGAAAATGCATGACTTGAACACGGACCAAG AAAACCTTGTTGGTGCCCACGATGCTCCTATCAGGTGTGTGGAGTATTGCCCAGAAGTGAATGTCATGGTGACTGGCAGCTGGGATCAAACAGTCAAACTCTGGGATCCCAGAACTCCCTGTAATGCAGGAACCTTCTCCCAGCCTGAAAAG GTCTACACCCTCTCTGTGTCTGGGGACAGACTGATTGTGGGGACAGCAGGTCGGAGGGTGCTGGTGTGGGATTTGAGGAACATGGGATACGTTCAGCAGCGAAGGGAATCGAGCCTCAAGTACCAGACCCGCTGCATCAGAGCATTCCCCAACAAACAG ggTTATGTTTTAAGCTCCATTGAAGGTCGTGTAGCTGTGGAATATTTGGATCCAAGCCCAGAAATCCAGAAGAAGAAATACGCGTTCAAATGTCACCGTTTGAAGGAGAATAACATAGAGCAGATTTATCCAGTTAATGCCATTTCTTTCCATAATGTCCACAACACGTTTGCTACAG GCGGCTCCGATGGCTTTGTGAATATCTGGGATCCCTTTAACAAGAAGAGGCTGTGCCAGTTCCATCGTTATCCCACCAGCATTGCCTCCCTGGCCTTCAGCAACGACGGCACCACTCTGGCCATTGCTTCCTCCTACATGTACGAGATGGACGACATCGAGCACCCCGAGGACGGCATCTACATCCGCCAAGTGACAGATGCAGAAACAAAGCCCAA GTCTACTTAG